From Nicotiana tabacum cultivar K326 chromosome 22, ASM71507v2, whole genome shotgun sequence, one genomic window encodes:
- the LOC107764731 gene encoding lysine-specific demethylase JMJ31 isoform X2, translating to MSGPVSARIGFRSTTSVTMVEENLPIHTFTEIPSPEIFSSQIEPKNIPAVFKGCIKHWKAFSKWNPSDGGLIYLQERVGSVVVEAMRSRSAPVFYGDIRGHERVPLQFSTFIEYCLCLLENRDGRRDAFLESQKHSLAVSDTDQALLFGEAPQQFYLAQVPILNFENKEHKQLECLGEDIQTPVPLETKSLASVNLWMNNMKSRSSTHYDPHHNLLCIVSGCKEVTLWPPSATPYLYPLPLYGEASNHSSVTLEEPNLSVYPRAACLNGFSQKVVLHAGDALFIPEGWFHQVDSEALTIAVNFWWRSMTISGMLEHMDAYYLRRILKRLIDKEMNKMLHFPSSSMDKTMTCTTSQPNDAYRDHGEQRISTNCGNGSSNDELRSKVMLQDLEPCASQSLNELISLVHDCLNPSKPTGLEYTDNSSAKENDETNKREEDLCSINDDPVTNLILTLHPLTIQSVFLAMASQLLFY from the exons ATGTCTGGCCCAGTCTCAGCAAGGATCGGGTTTCGGAGCACTACCAGTGTAACAATGGTGGAGGAAAATTTGCCAATACACACGTTCACCGAAATTCCGTCGCCGGAGATATTCTCTTCTCAGATTGAACCCAAAAACATCCCAGCG GTCTTCAAGGGATGCATAAAGCATTGGAAAGCTTTCTCAAAATGGAACCCGTCGGACGGTGGCCTAATATACTTGCAG GAACGCGTAGGTTCAGTAGTCGTGGAAGCTATGCGGTCCAGATCTGCACCCGTCTTTTATGGTGATATTAGAGGCCATGAAAGG GTCCCATTGCAATTCTCTACCTTTATCGAATATTGCTTGTGCCTATTGGAAAATAGGGATGGAAGGCGAGATGCTTTTCTGGAATCTCAGAAGCATAGTCTTGCAGTATCTGACACTGATCAAGCTTTACTTTTTGGAGAAGCTCCTCAGCAATTTTATTTAGCACAG GTAccaattttgaattttgagaaCAAGGAACACAAGCAACTGGAGTGCCTTGGAGAAGATATTCAAACG CCTGTACCTTTGGAGACCAAAAGCCTGGCTTCTGTTAATTTGTGGATGAACAACATGAAGTCTAGATCTAGCACACACTACGATCCGCACCACAACCTCTTATGCATAGTATCTGGGTGCAAGGAAG TTACTTTATGGCCCCCTTCTGCAACTCCATACTTATATCCACTACCTCTGTATGGGGAGGCTTCAAACCACAG CTCTGTTACTTTAGAAGAACCGAACCTTTCAGTCTACCCAAGGGCAGCATGCCTAAATGGCTTTTCACAGAAGGTTGTTCTTCATGCTGGTGATGCCCTGTTCATTCCCGAAGGATG GTTTCATCAAGTGGATAGTGAAGCATTAACCATCGCTGTTAATTTCTGGTGGCGGTCCATGACAATATCTGGCATGTTGGAGCATATGGATGCATATTATCTGCGTAGAATACTAAAAAG ATTGATTGATAAGGAAATG AATAAGATGCTGCATTTTCCTTCAAGTAGTATGGATAAAACTATGACTTGTACGACTTCCCAGCCTAATGATGCATACAGAG ATCATGGAGAACAGAGAATCAGCACGAATTGTGGCAACGGAAGTTCAAATGATGAGCTTAGGTCAAAAGTGATGCTGCAAGATTTGGAGCCATGTGCATCACAGTCTCTAAATGAACTTATTTCTTTGGTCCATGACTGTCTCAATCCTAGCAAGCCGACGGGATTGGAGTATACAGATAATTCATCTGCTAAGGAGAATGATGAGACGAATAAAAGAGAAGAGGACTTGTGTAGCATCAACGATGATCCAGTTACTAATCTTATTTTGACTCTTCATCCACTTACAATCCAGAGTGTCTTTCTTGCAATGGCG